The window TTATAATTCTTTAAgcgtcataatttttaattatatgtaaaaaaaaaaataatttatactaattAGGTCTAACAAGATCTAATagtaaaaaattagaattgagCAAACTGATAAGAAAAAACTCTCCAATAATTTCGGGGTAGTCTAAACCTTCCTTATCCTCTTGTGTAAGGATAGTTTTCCTTTAAAATCATTGACAATTATAAGGGAATGCCGTCCGTTTGAGGTCATTTAGGTCCTGTTTAGTGTTTACGGTACTATAACGAAAAGACAGACTTGCCCTTCAAAGATTGTGATTTGAAATGGGTTCGGGTCCATGTCATTTACGAGCAATGCAAATGAGGATAagactaaattaaatatatgatttgcCATGGAACAATCCATTACtcgatttgatttttattagaTTTGTCTCCTGCTGCTAAGATAAAAAGGATAGGTTATACCATAAGAAGactaacaattaatataatgaaaaaagttagaataaaacattcatttttcatttttcacacCAACTCCCCCTGcttttcatcaatatttttttagaatatatgtaattaatatttttaaaaactaacgtAAATTTAAACTAACtacaatgtaaaaaatatctcgatgaaaaatgttatatataagtGAAATAGTAcgcttcaagaaaaaaaaaaacataagatgATCTCACTATTAAGAACACCCAAGAGAGTtctattctaataaaaaataaaaattaacattattatttcattttaaacttttaatttatatttaataacacGCAAGTTGTAGATAAATTATAGTATTTCCTAGCATTCtccttattaaatatatttagttattttcCAAAGTCACGAGAAATAATATATTGTTAACATTGTTCTTGTGTGACAAAATGCGAACATTACGAAGTTCTGGTAGGATTTTGATGAAATAATGACTTGAGAAAAGaacaaatttaaacttttaaaccAGCTTACGTAATAAATTGAATACAAACACGTACTCATAAAAAAGTGGTTAGAAACACGTTCTTTGAAAGGTTTTATGGACCAAATATGGgagatattttttacatttgatcataaattagtatttgactaaaaaaaggaatataaaacaatgtttttaatgCGTAGTATATTAGATTTTAGGGCAAAAacacttaaaatatttaatttagaacAATGTGCCAGTGGTTAACAGGATCgagaaggaaagataaagatTGAAGACGTAATAGAGTTGATGGTGGGTCTCTAGATTCGGTCAAAGGTGGCAGAGGATCTTCAAAGAAAGAGGGCCAAGTGTGGCAGAAGGGTGTAAAAAATGTCAGAGTAGACATTCCGTGcttatctttttccttttgagAAAATTACAATTTGTTATCGTCAgaaatatcttaattataaaCTACTCTTTTGCAAATtaattcttcttccttcttagtTCTTACAAATCATATTTAGGTGCTTTTTTTAAACACTTGATTTTGCCAGCTGTGAGGAAGGATAATTTGACCAAATTCTCTTCATTGGTCCTCCTATGTTGTTGCATAATTACCAAACTAATCCTTTTTATGGTTTCTTGCTATTGATGTTAGGAAACCTGTTTTGAAATAATGAGCAAGTTATATATTTACTCCCAAGATTGGGTATGGTGAATTATGCCATTATTATTATCACTATTACTTTTTTTCCAAGAAAAGTACGGAAGCTCAATTCTTTTGGCTGAAGCCTAAAATTAATCAAACAGGTAAAGTGGATGAGTTTCTTTGTCAACAATTATTTAACCATGTTCAAccttttaaagtattttttgaaaattgaaagatTCTAATACATAACTAGAAACACATGTATATCAGtatatgcaaaaaataaaaaataaacctagAAACACATGTAGCTGTGgctcaattaatatttttgtatgcTTCGAACTGTTAGACATATGCACGACCTATACTTTTCTTCCTTAAGCTCGAGATAGAAATTCAGTCATTGTCCCTATAAAAGGCTAGCGTGCTAACTcctaaattaaaaagttttacGAGTGATGGAACTGCATTTTATGGAACTTAAATACTtgatactaataaaaatataaaatgtgctGTAAAAAAATTGGTATGGAATGAGCTAACCACAAGTTCAAAATGACAAGGAGAACGCCGATTGTTcgtcaatttcatttttatccttggTACCGTTTTCCCTATCAAAAACAATTGTTTTACATAAATTTTCACGGCTTAACtcactctaaaaaaaaatactatttgatAAATAGAATCACAATTTTATTAGTTTACTTAATGATTGTTTATGTTATTTcataatatgataatattttgGGAGGAATAAACCCAACAATGGGTGTGAGAAATGGGATATCATGCACCATCATGTCGTATTTATCCTATAGTGAatatgaaactaaaataaaataactcagACTAACAAACCTTCcaataattatctttttcaaaatttaaactttagacAATAGAGAGAGCGCTTACTTATCAGTACATAACCCAACACTTGTaggaaattataaataatcttttatcaagaaaatgacgtttttacacacacacacacacaaaaagagATGCCGCTGTAGCTTTAGCTCAGCTCCAATACTACAACtctaaaattaatgaaaaatatataatgtacaaaattcagaattttaatagcaattatctaattataattatgacAATCACGAAGCAAAATAGAATACGATTATCAATAAATCGTTGGTCTAAGTAACACTAAATTCAatctttttaaataagattttgagtttaaaacttgtagatgaaaaaaatataattgagaaAGAAGACTTCACTAAAGATATCCAACCAAGttcactaataaaaattaatatccaCAAAGTCAATAAATACTTTAtaacaataacataataataaaaaatagattacaACGTTAGCCGACATATTTTGGTGCTAGCAAGTTTTAACTCCATCTACTAAGACCGTAGGCTAAGGTAGAATTGAGTTCTAGACAACAAATAACTTgtcaaagaaaatggaaataTTAAATAGACCAAAATGTTGGCTTTATGGTAGAAAAGCTAGATAGGCAGGTGACAAGAAACTAAATTGACTAATCTTTAAGAGGAGGGACCGCTGTGGTAAAGAAGTAGGAATCCTAATAAATGAAGGAATAATGTTAATGCTCTCTCAAAATTGATGAGGAGAAACATATACAGCATGGATCAATGAATCAGAGTTCTCTATCAAATGGACACTAAAATGAGGCCAATAGGGTGGGGCATTTGCTGTCACATTCACCACACAATTATAAAATGGTGCCCCAAGATTTTACAATAAAGTCATTAGCAATTTTTAGCATGGTAAGAATCAACGTCAATGTTTTACCAAGGAAAGTGCTTAGAGTTACTTTAAgctttctttttcactttattttctgTTATCCAACGGCTGTAAAGGAACCAGACGAGTCAAAAAACAGCCCATAGACTGCTTGGAATTCGGTGCACCAAACCTTCAGAaagcaagagagaaaaaagacagTGCCAAATAATTTTACTGCACACTTTTACAGAATGGAAAGCTTTataatatgattattattattattatatggtaGGAAGAAAGATGCTTGGCTAATGGCAACAGAAAGGAATCTATATAATATGATAGTAAATGGTATTCGTGTAATATGTCATTCACCAATTGCATGGTTAATCGAGGAATTCTAGGAAATGGGTCATTTCTTTCATGTGAGTGAAACTTTTTtcataacttataaaaaaaaaaaagagagagagagaggaaacaGCCAGCATCAAATCATTAAAAGTTTGGTCAACCTTCAGTATCACAGCCTCTTTATCCTTTACCTTGGAGCCAAAAATCATGGGAGGCATTTCATGACCAAATGGGATCACAGCTATCTGCCAAAGCACTGCAATTGTCACTgggtccagaaaaaaaaaaaaagcaaacgtGAAAATGATCTACTCCAAACCTATCAGCTGCAGAATCCCTGTACAGTGCTTGCAAAAGAGAGTAAATTTTGGACAATAAAATGGCACCACATGCAGACAGTGCCAGGTTAAAAAGAATAGGCACCATGACGGCAAAATGGAACAGCCTGGGTAATCCAATAGACCCACCTACATCATTCAACATCTATCCAACTGTGCAAGGACAAGCAAAAGAAATAGGTGTCCTCTATGctagaaagaaaataatgacacgAACCCTGCACATTTGAATTGCCACATAGAATGGAGGAGCGGTACAAGCAATAAATCACCACCTAGATAAGGGggaattggtatcagagcatgtaCCATTTATCAAGTCTATACAGTAGTTACTAACATTAAATACGATGTATTCATGAGTATCGAGACATAATTCACCCCTGGCTGCATTTATCTATGCGCATTAAAATCCATGTGACTGAAGCAGGAACCTATATGTGGAGGATGAGGATCCTAGCTGCTCTCAAATAGTATGTGCTCTTCTTCTAATGTGGTCCTATCTTCGACAACCGAGACCCAACTTTCTGCAATCTTGGCAACTCTTCCTTCCGAAATCTCAACTAAAGTAAAGGCTCTTCTTGTACCTTTGGCCTCTGGTGAGGCAAGGGCACTTTCATCATCTAAGCTTTTCTTGTCTTCATCACCACCCAACCTTTTGACCCTTGGAACAATTGCCCCATTCAAGTATATGGTGTTATCAGCGCCAACCACAATCATTTTCCTAAAGCCATTGCCATATGCCAGCTCTTTGTGCATGTGACCGAACACAACCAATGGAATGGATATCTGATTGTTCTCCTTTAGCAAGGATATTGCTTGTGCTAGATCTGTCATATAATCATATTAGACTAGGTTAAAAAATTGGTATCccatttttctgttttcattatCTCCATCACTCTTGGCAATTCGTATCTTAAGGTACAGATCCACCAAAACTGAACAAGGGCTGCAGAATCACTACTATAATTTGATGTGGGAAGATTATACACAAGCATTGGAAATGAAAGAAACAATTATTTAGCATTAATATGGGAAATAAGAGTACAGCCTTGGCATTTGACATGATTTTTGAGAGCCAAAACCACAATAGTATATATTACCTGGGTCACCATGATCACCATCACCCTCAAATTCCCAATCCTTTCCACATATATCATTTGAATCAGAACCAAGGCCTAGACaaagttaaaattcaaatatcatGCTTTGTACCAGATGTGACAGACTAGCACCACCAGAGCtgatattaaaattgaaatgctGCGTTTCACCTGTGGGTCCATTATGTGCAAGTAATATAAGAAAATGGTCCTCTGGTGTTCCAAGAGCAGCTTTCTGGATTCTCTTAGCACTCTCATCCATGTCTTTGACTCCGTATCTACGACAATGctcaaaattgataaaattgattttgagctACAATGGCAATTATAGGAATAGTAAAACACCACATAATATAATCTCCTTGACAGTCATAAAAGACTATCTAAGTCTAACTCTACTTTTACTGTGGCTTAGTGTTGTCACAATAATGGATAATTAAATGAGGCAAGataagattggacacgagaaaTACATTAAGAGCATAAAAAGATAACACTATAACTAACTAACTGTTGGAAAATTGTACAATATTCTTTCAAAGTGATCACATAATAGAGCAAAGTGGTGTGATTGGTGAACTTAACGCTTTTTTGTAGGTATTAGAAGCTAAGGTGGAAAGTTGAaacattaaatacatttttgagAGTCAAATTGTCTATGATTACTTCATTACACTGCACACCTTGCCAAAAGAAGCTTTTTCCGAAACATTGGTTTACCCCCAATAGAAAATGGTCGTCCACCAACAACGCTTACTTTTATCTGAGGGAAGTCTGAACGTTGATAAGCCACGTGCTCCTTACCAAGGCTGAGATTCACATTGATGGATTCATTTATCAACAAATTTTCTAAGAATctccataaataataaaagcatTATAAGTGAACTCATAAGGAAATTGGCCATGACTGGGATTGGGGGAAAAAACAAAGCTGAGAAATGTGTCAATTTACACTTTTAAGTAGTTAACTTTCTTCATCAGTAATTGGTAACTTCTCTACACTTCACAAGTTTATGGTACAATGAAAAAGTCATCATagatatttgaaaatcattttcaaaatttaaaccttTAATGgacaatgaaaattgaaaaatagttcattttattttgataaactcATGAATGAAATACTTCACTCATAGCATTATATAAACATATCagcaacataaacataaaatttgtttttgccAAGAAtacattcaaatttaaaaataatttgcaatGCACAAAGTCACATTGATGAAGATTAGAGAAAATTATCCCAGAATAAATTGAATCCTTATAGATAATAAGCTTACCATTCTAGCTGAAGCTGAACTTTATCCTTCTCCTTGCTAATATTTGAATCAAAGTGTTAGTTTACAATTGGAATAGAAATCAGCATTTGCAACTAGCACCTACTGGGCAGATAATAAActtcaaacaaattatacatttGACATACTATAAAACTTGTACTCACAAAAAGATTAAACAGATGGGAttgtctttgtgtgtgtgtgtgcgcgcaTTGTGCATGTTTTTATGGGGGTGGTGGAACATGAAAGATGTATTGTACACATACATTGTAAGTTTACTGTCCTAGCattgtatctttttttaaaggaaatctTATTAAGTCTCGTGGAAGAATCTAACAATGTGAGCCTTTCCCAAAAAAGTATATGAAACCACACACAAACACAGGATGATTCCAGGACAAACATGTAAACTTCACCTTCCAGAAAACTGTTTAGTAAACCAGGCATCGTGGTTTCCCAATATAACTGCTTTAGCAAATTCAAGATTCACAACACTCTTAATGACTTCAAgattttcttcaccaaaatcaCCTAACAAAATTGAATACATGACAATTGAAAAAGGAAGGAAACAACAATAAAGAGATAAATCatataacaaattaatcataataaatcataacagttataaaacaaaaataaattaacaggGCATAAACTTGGCGCACACTGACATGCTGATTTGTTCAGGTCTCTGGCTATTAATGCAAATCATAAACAGATCAATGCCATGGCATTCAATTTTCAAcatggacactgatttttcataGGTGTACACCAGCTATTTCCATACCAATTAAAATAGGCAATGAGAAAGCAAAGGCACTTAAATGCATTTAAGATTAATCACCGTAATGTGATAGGTTGATCAGTAACAATGAAACTTGCCTGTAAACAGCACCAAATCTGGCTGCAGTAATATAGGTCTAAATTAGATTGATAGATCAGATATACATATGCATGCTTGTTAAATTAGTTCATACagtataaattaaagaaaaagacctgacaatataaattaacaaaatggaAACTCACTACATAAAACCatacatgacaaaatcaatttgGACATTTATACACAAATGACACAACTCCAATCACTGTTGGTTTCTCTATCACAAATGATTACATGAAGTATTACTTTGTCAGGGACAGGTAAAATTGGAGCaggaaattttttgaaattgaaaattaaggGTGAAAGCAATATAATCTAGTATGGAAATTTAGAGGAATCTGGGAGGAATATAAATGAGGAACATTGAACCTTAAGTTCACCAAAAGCAATCACTACTATTAAGTATTGGTGTTTAAGGGGTTTGGAAGTAAGAATCCCTGCattgtttaattcaaaataataataacatataagtGACAATCATTTTCCTCTGTAGTACTTGAAATGAAATTTGTATTTCACAACAAGGCAAGGTTTTCTAACACCCTGTGGCATATGAAAACTAACAGCCTCAGTTTTTCCCCCCTTTGGTGGGGtaaccaaaattattatttgatctATAAACCTATCATGTATTATAATTATCACACTTTTAGTCAAGGCATTTAGGGGTTAGGGAATATGAAAGGGAACATAGACCGCACAACACAACCCTACCGCACCGAGGATTGAATCAAAAGGCACGTGGGTTGGCAGCGGAATATAATCAATCAATACATGCATAAGCCTTTTTCATCAACAGGGAACAAAAGTGAAAATAGGCAGAATGGAGCAAAAGTACCTGCAAGAGCTCAAGTGCTTTCGAATCTTGTTCAAGGTTCCAGCAATCATGCTTCAGAAAACCCCCCAAAATCAGGTAATTGGAATCGTTCCAAAATTAGAAAACATGTTAAGTGAAAGTTGTGTTAGGAAAATTGGAACTGTAACGACAGTGGGAAGAGGATACTTTACCACATCACCGACGACGGCGATTCGAATAGAGGATACGGCCATTGAAGAGCGAGAGAGGTTGAGCTTCGGACTCACACAATGACTGAGGGTGTTGGAAGAACAAATTGAAGGCGCGTGAACAAACGCGCTCAACATGGACAGGGACAGCCTTTTAGGAAgagaaactttttaaattactaGCATCATTATGTAGACATGAAGAGTTagccttttattattttttattttaattaatatataataataaattattttaaagtaaatatatcttttattaatatgtaaattttaaatatatttactttaatatttatcataaaaaaaggaCTATAAATTTTAGTAACGTTGAAATTAAGAAGGGtgatgttttttatatataaaagaaaagtagaTAACTAATTTGGTctttataatttcatgattgttatctttttaatttttataatttctataacATGGACAGGGACAGCCTTTTAGGAAGAGAAACTTTTTAGAATTACTAGCATTACGTAGACATGAAGAGTTagccttttattattttttattttaattaatatataatattaaattattttaaagtaaatatatcttttattaatatgtaaattttaaatatatttactttaatatttattataaaaaaagaactataaatttcACTAACGTTAATGAAATTAAGAAGGgtgatgtttttttatatataaaaggaaagtaGATGATTAATTTGGTCTTTATAGTTTCATCattgttatctttttaatttttataacatgGAGAGGGACAGCCTTTTAGGAAGAGAAATTTTTTGGAATTACTAGCATTATGTAGACATGAAGAGTTagccttttattattttttattttaattaatatataatattaaattattttaaaataaatatatcttttattaatatgtaaattttaaatatatttactttaatatttattatataaaaaggaCTATAAATTTCACTAACGTTAATGAAATTAAGAAGGgtgatgtttttttatatataaaaggaaagtaGATGACTAATTTGGTCTTTTATGattgttatctttttaatttctataatttaaaatttatttttttaatctctatagtttaaaagttttttttttagtttttatagtttgtattttaattctcttttagttttttttaatttaaaagtgatattattagtccctataatttgtattttaattactttttagttcttactaaaaaaatataaaaataattagctagttaaaattttttacaaatttcttgttaatatttttgtagttaattgaaattgataatattactcatattttgatgaaaagaactaaaagggaattaaaatataaagtataaaaactaaaaaaaactactttcaagttataagaactaaaaataattaaaataaaaaaattacgaactaaaagagaattaaaatgtaaactagatggactaaaaaaactacttttaaactataggaACAAAAAATGTGAGAACCATGAAATTATAAGGACAATTTAACCTAAaaggaataataatttttatttttattttaaaactatattgatatttttgtatttttaaatgtatatataaattgataatttagaTGATAATTCTTAAATATGAATATTCCACTAAATATCAATGacttttataaatatgatttgATATCCGTGCTATTTTTTCTGATTATTCTTGTTAGATGAAAATACATTTTATGCCCACTCATACCTATAAATATATGTTAAgtgaatattaataaattttatcaatatcATGCacggataatataattttttttttacgaatatatttatcaattagaTGATTGTCCCTTGTAATATAAtcctttttataataaatatttaattaatagtatcGATATTTAGAGTGAATATTGATAGTATGATGTCTTATatt of the Glycine max cultivar Williams 82 chromosome 13, Glycine_max_v4.0, whole genome shotgun sequence genome contains:
- the LOC100797661 gene encoding uncharacterized protein LOC100797661 (The RefSeq protein has 2 substitutions compared to this genomic sequence), with protein sequence MAVSSIRIAVVGDVHDCWNLEQDSKALELLQPDLVLFTGDFGEENLEVIKSVVNLEFAKAVILGNHDAWFTKQFSGSKEKDKVQLQLECLGKEHVAYQRSDFPQIKVSVVGGRPFSIGGKPMFRKKLLLARYGVKDMDESAKRIQKAALGTPEDHFLILLAHNGPTGLGSDSNDICGKDWEFEGDGDHGDPDLAQAISLLKENNQISIPLVVFGHMHKELAYGNGFRKMIVVGADNTIYLNGAIVPRVKRLGGDEDKKSLDDESALASPEAKGTRRAFTLVEISEGGVAKIAESWVSVAEDRTTLEEEHILFESS